The Nerophis lumbriciformis linkage group LG03, RoL_Nlum_v2.1, whole genome shotgun sequence genome includes the window TGCTATGGAAAAAATCACTTTGCCAAACAATGTTTTGCTAAAGGAAAACCATGCGCTAAAAAGGAAAAATCTGTCAATGTAGTGGAGGACACTGATCTGGGTGAAACATTCTTTGTTGGCCTAGTGAACAGTGAAAATAAAACTGAAGAAGTAGTCAATGCTGTTGATAAAGACAAGTGGATTGCACCGCTACAAATAAATGGAACTCGAGTTAACATGAAACTAGATACTGGTGCAAAGGCAAACTTGATCAACATGTCAGACATCAAGGAATTGAGAGAAAAACCGAAAATCCACAAAACAACAGTTGCACTGAAAGACTACAATGGTCGTAGCATTGACAGTCTGGGCACATGCAAATTGAGAGTCACTGTAAAAGGAAAAGTGCACTACCTGCTATTTTCAGTTGTCACTGAAGAACGCGAGTCAATATTGGGTGACAAAGCATGTGAAGTTTTAGGACTGGTGAAAAGAGTGTATCTTGTGAACACAGATGTGAGCGCACAAAACATTGAAACTGATTCAATAGTGCAGAACTACGCTGGTgtgttcactggttttggtgctTTACCTTTTACATACAAAATACAGCTTAAAGAGCAGGCACGTCCAGTTGTCCATGCAGCGCGAAGAGTTCCAGCAGCACTTAAAGAGCGTCTAAAAAGGAACTGGACCGGATGACAACACTGGGTGTAATAAAGAAAATCGAGGAACCAACAGATTGGGTAAACTCCATGGTCTGTGTGAAAAAGAAAAATGGCGATCTAAGAATATGCATGGATCCAAAAGACTTGAATGAAAACATAAAACGTGAGCACTATCAAATACCAAAACGTGAAGAAATAGCCAGTGAGATGGCTGGCGCAAAATATTTCTCAAAATTGGATGCGTCAAATGGCTTTTGGCAAATCAAACTAGACGAAAACAGTAGCAACTACTGCACTTTCAACACGCCTTTTGGTCGCTACTGCTTCCAACGCCTACCATTTGGGATCAAATCTGCATCAGAAATATTCCATAGAGCAATGGAACATATCATTGAAGGCTTGGAGGGCGTGCGAGCGTACATCGACGACATTGCTGTGTGGGGAAGAACAGCAAAAGAACACAACGAAAGACTGACCAAAGTGTTGGAAAGAGTACAACAATATGGactcaaattaaacaaaaagaaGTGTCAGTTTGGAGTGTCTGAGATAATTTTTCTGGGAGACAAGCTCAGTGCACATGGCGTTCAACCTGATGATGAAAAAATACACGCCATACAAAGAATGCCGAGTCCCACAGACAAGACAGGTGTACAGCGTATATTGGGCGTGGTCAACTATATTGGCAAATTCATCCCAAACCTTGCTGTGAAAACATCCTGCATTCGTGAACTCCTTCACAATGACACAGAGTTCAAGTGGACGTCCAGGCACGAGAATGAGTGGCAGAGACTGAAGGAAACACTCACTACTGCACCTGTGCTGACGTTCTTCGACcctacaaagaaaacaaaggtgTCAACAGATGCTTCAAAAGATGGACTGGGTGGAGTTTTACTACAGGCTGATGATGAACACTGGAAACCAGTAGCCTATGCATCACGATCCATGACACAGGCTGAATGTAGGTATGCTCAAATAGAAAAGGAATGTCTAGGGTTAGCATATGGCCTGCAGAGCTTCCACAACTATGTTTATGGTCTCCCTACCTTCACTGTAGAAACAGACCATCGCCCACTAGTTTCCATCAtcaagaaaaacttgaatgacATGACACCACGAATACAACGTTTCATGATGAAGATGCAGCCATATGATTTTCAGCTCATCTACACACCTGGAAAGCACTTGATACTGGCTGATGCACTCTCAAGAGCACCCATGAAAAACAGCGTCAGTGCTACTGAAGAGGATGTACAAAACCATGTGAATATGGTGTCAGCTACACTTCCAGTGTCAGacataaaatcacaacaaatCGCTGAGGAAACGGCAAAAGATGAAGAGTTGCAGCGTGTTATTACCAACATGCAGAATGGATGGCCTCCACGTTCCAGCCCACGGTTCTTCCATGTTAGAGGTGAACTAAGTGTTGTGGATGGACTTTTACTGAAGCGAAACCGAATAGTCATTCCACAAACATTGAGGCAGGATATACTACAAAGAATCCATGAAGGTCATCTAGGGATTGAAAAGTGCAAGAGACGAGCACGCGACACTGTATACTGGCCTGGAATCAACAAAGACATTGACAACATGATTGGCAGATGTgcaacatgtcaaaaatacagaaacaaacaaaccaaagaaccCATGATATTGCCTGAAGTTCTTACTGCACCATGGCAGAAAGTGGGAATGGACTTGTTTTATTTGAAGGGCAAAGAGTATGTTGTTGTAATTGACTACTATTCTAATTTCCCTGAAATGGCTTTGCTATCAAGCACATCATCAAACTGTGTGATCACGCATGTCAAATCAATATTTGCTAGACATGGTATACCGCATACTGTGGTGAGTGACAATGGACCATGTTTCAACAGTAAAGAGTGGCAGCAATTTGAAAAACACTATGATTTCAGACACGTGACGTCAAGCCCTCTGTACGCACAGTCAAATGGAAAGGCTGAGAAAGGAGTGCATATTCTCAAACAACTTTTGAAGAAAGCAGTGGATAGTAACTCTGATCCATACCTAGCACTACTTAGCTACAGAGCGACACCTCTTGAGTGTGGCTTGTCACCCTCTGAACTACTGATGAACAGAAAGCTTCGTACTACGCTACCAAGTATGTCTACACCAACGCAGAGTCAAAAAGTACAACGGAAGCTAAAGCAACAAAAGCTAAAGCAGAAGTCGTTTTATGACAAAGCAGCCAAATCGCTCCCATCACTATCACCAAGTGACACAGTGAGAATTGAAGGTCCTGATGGTTGGAAAACCAAAGCTACTGTTCAAGAAACATCACCACGATCATATACTGTGAGGAGTGAAGAAGGACAGATACTACGTCGCAATCTTCGTAGTTTGCTGAGGGTTCCAAAGACTGTTCCAAACCAAGAAACAGCcgagtccgaggtttcatctacaccgactgtttcaaaccaagcaacagctgagtccgaggtttcatctacactTACTGACTGTGAAACAATGCCAATGCAGCACATGAATGAAGATGTGACTGACGATCCTGAACCTGTGTTGAGAAGATCTACAAGGCAGATCAAGAAACCTGTGAATGATGACTACGTGTATTATTGAACTCGTATAATATCAAACTGATTGACAAGCTAAAGAGTtcatgttttttaaaatattttaaatgttttgtaataCTGTGGTGCATGGATAGTTTTTGAAAAGATTGCATATTCATGTGGTCAAGATAGAAAAACAagttatttgtttaatacaaacattgtattagcaaTGGGTGCTTAGTTTAGAAAGGGGgatgtaatgatagtgtttgaccacatggtggtagtaagagtctacaaatgactaggaaccaatatatagtatgtgtcagGTAAGACTCTTCAGagaggtactagagatgcgcggataggcaatttatttcatccgcaaccgcggcagaaagtcgtcatccatccgccatccacccgatgtaacgtttgatcagaactacatccgcccgccatccgcccgttgttatatatctaatattaataaaaaaaaaaaaaaaagggtgaaaactacgcgaattgcaccttgtgcagacaagatttttcgatcggacacggaggaattagtgatgtaaaagaccacgttgggacaaaaaaacacaagtctaatgccgttgctagcgatacaagtggaaaactttcaacgtttttcgtcgcccaaacagattctttggatgtgataaatgccgaagttttatttacggaggcaataattgagcatggacttccaatcgcactggctgatcacatgggacagttaataatgtaatgcaacctttaaaaatcattacgcggtgatcgcgatcccaaaaataaacttttcttgcatgataatgtccagaaaaattcgctttatattactatagagtccttttaacgaatgagtttgatggtttatcacaaaccttaaatgaaagaagtcctttgttctcctgcaccatggccttgctttgtgtttggtgcgccatcctgtcggctgtatttcacagcacgacatactgttaaaagtgtttatactatttatgctttcaatgaacaaattgaagtcttgtgaaaggttgacaggataactggcattaactgtcaaaataatttcaaactattgaagttatcttacagaataaacatgtcaatcaacccatatgatttttgctgtaatatttttgttttgaaaagtcactgtgactgatagaaaagtgatggttttagcaacattttaacctgtctgaatgcaatcaatcattttgcgagcaagcaggtaagctgcgcgggcggagcgcgcggagtgacccatgttacgagcccccggccacgggggtggcgggcaggtaaactgcttacctgctgcgcgtgacgccggccgcggcgaaagcggacgaggcggggtgtcggtgcggtgggcgcggtagtgaccctggacgtggggccctctcgggggaaggagcctcggtcccagaccccggcgaggcgtccctccgctccgtaaaagtgtccatcttttttttttttcttcttctgttgtggcatatgctgcaggtgcctgctcgtttttcgtatgtgggtaacaacatttaactatgtatatatatttaccaattggtttaactgccacccgcaaaaaaaaaaaataaaaaaaaatatctaattaatccgcccgacccgacccgcgagcggataaaatcttatttttttaaatttcatccgcccgatccgcggataatccgcggactccgcggttgtgtccgcaaaccgcgcatctctaagaggtacacaccttgtacgcacgagtgttgaagtagcttttgtaatatgtgatcgtgattaaaagacagttctgcaaatcatccaacgatgtgttatttaaaacaataacataacaaaCTCGTCAATTTTTCTTACCAACTAATgcatataacattcatattttaataggtgtcagtagaaatgttcacgttTGAGCCACTTCCGTGTAGAGAAAACCCGTCAAGGTGTGTTGGAGctgttattttatgttttagccgtgcatatgctaacattagcatcatagacgtcttataagtagacgaagcatcgaccgctactgcctactggcgccgacgagacgcggggccgccatcttggagtggtgatccgctccactcagtgcaattcatttggcaggagcaataaactgtcagcgcatttaattaatcttacctcactgaataccactgattttcacacgggTTTTTTaacatacgtgtagctatgataaaggtcacatgttttggcgtgttttattattcatagtttgcttaacagtaatggaatattcttatatgctacaaaccccgtttctatatgagttgggaaattgtgttagatgtaaatataaacggaatacaatgatttgcaaatcattttcaacccatattcagttgaatatgctacaaagacaacatatttgatgttcaaactgataaacattttttttttgtgcaaataatcattaactttagaatttgatgccagcaacacgtgacaaagaagttgggaaaggtggcaataaatactgataaagttgaggaatgctcatcaaacacttctttggaatatcccacaggtgaacaggcaaattgggaacaggtgggtgccatgattgggtataaaagtaaattccatgaaatgctcagtcattcacaaacaaggatggggcgagggtcaccactttgtcaacaaatgccagagcaaattgttgaacagtttaagaaaaacctttctcaccatctacggtccgtaatatcatcaaagggttcagcgaatctggagaaatcactgcacgtaagcagctaagcccgtgaccttcgatccctcaggctgtactgcatcaacaagcgacatctgtgtgtaaaggatatcaccacatgggctcaggaacacatcagaaacccactgtcagtaactacagttggtcactatatctgtaagtgcaagttaaaactctcctatgcaaggcgaaaaccgtttatcaacaacacccagaaacgccgtcggcttcgctgggcctgagctcatctaagatggactgatacaaagtgaaaaagtgttctgtggtctgacgagtccacatttcaaattgtttttggaaactgtggacgtcgtcttttccggaccaaagaggagaagaaccatccggattgttataggcgcaaagttgaaaagccagcatctgtgatggtatgggggtgtattagtgcccaaggcatgggtaacttacacatttgtgaaggcgccattaatgctgaaaggtacatacaggttttggagagacatatgttgccatccaagcaacgttaccatggacgcccctgcttatttcagcaagacaatgccaagccacatgttacatcaacgtggcttcatagtaaaagagtgcgggtactagactggcctgcctgtagtccagacctgtctcccattgaaaatgtgtggcgcattataaagcctaaaataccacaacggagaccttcggactgtttaacaacttaagctgtacatcaagcaagaatgggaaagaattccacctgagaagcttcaaaaatgggtctcctcagttcccaaatgtttactgagtgttgttaaaaggaaaggccatgtaacacagtggtgaacatgccctttcccaactactttggcacgtgttgcagccatgaaattctaagttaattattatttgcaaaaaaaaataaagtttatgagtttgaacatcaaatatcttgtgtttgtagtgcattcaattgaatatgggttgaaaatgatttgcaaatcattgtattccgtttatatttacatctaacacaatttcccaactcatatggaaacggggtttgtacattcttcccttaaatgatcatgtttacagtgattgttttatatgtattttttatgtatgtcgctttggataaaagcgtctgccaaatacttcaacataaacatatataaacacctgaaagtgtttatatcagctaaaaccaccaatctgtttcactggattcagaataaaaccaaattctgtcttacccaacaatgtcagtatttgaatattgttacttgaagacttattcctggctacagttatactgttaagaaagtattgtcttatactttgcccaaaatgagaatgcatcataatcagtggcggctggtgaattttgtttaagGTGGggttgaaagtttgtaaaccaaacccctgtagggggggtcatcttcccccagaagatttctttgcgattttcacatacaaatattgaatatctttgctccttctcaactctgaggtaatattcttttcacaaaatacaaccaatagtacgttaatgttgaatcttacttgtgaaaagtatcgCCGCGCACCATCAGGGATACGGCTGTCGACGTCGTCCTCCGGTCGCATTCTGAGGTGCGTGGCTTCATCCCCGACCACGCCGAGCCCCATGCGTCTCAAGCTGAACTCTAAGAAGGTTCTGGCCAAAGGACCCTCAGTGGAGCGCTCCAAAGCGCGGCAGGTGCTCAAGAAGCTGGCAAGGAACTCGCAACCGGCGCCGCTTCGGATCTCCAAAGACGAGAACCAGAACCAAGATGGTGCCAAGGCCATGACCCGAGCTGCTGCTTTACAGAACCACAACCAGAAGGTCCACTTCACACGCCGCCTGCAGCACCTTAAGTCCGCTCTGGTCAGCCCCACCTCGCAGTCCGCGCTGCCGCCTCGAATGCGTGTCAAGCCTCAAAGGTATCGCACCGACGACGCTCAGGCTCCCTCTTCTTCCTCCCCCCCGAAACTCACTGCTCGCTCCGCAACCTCAAGCCCCGCCCCTGCAGTGAACCCACTCCAGGCCCCGCCCCTCTCCCGCTGTCCCACGCCACCACCCTCTAATTGCGTTGCGATGGAGACGCCGGCTGAGACCAAGGAGGCTCCTCCTCCTTGCAGCGTTGCACAGACAGTAGACCTCCCCCCTCCCGAAGACCCGCCCCTCTTAGTGCCTCCCTGCCCCTCCTCCTCCTGTCCTCCAAACGCTTGCGTGGAGACGCGGGTCGGCGGCGAGGAGGAGGAAGACCAACGAGGCGAACTGAAAAGGCGCCGCAAGTCTTCCACgtcgtcctcctcctcttcctcgtctTCGTCGTCGTCCTCGGTCTTTTCCAAGTCCGTGTCCAAGTGTTTGCTCCCAGACGGTCGCACGGTGTGCGTCAGCGATATCGTCTGGGCCAAAATCTACGGATTCCCCTGGTGGCCGGCGCGCGTGCTCGGCATCACGGTGGCGCGGCGCGCCAACGCCGTGCTGGCCGTGCAGCAGGAAGCGCGGGTGTCTTGGTTCGGCTCGCCCACCACCTCCTTCCTGCCGCTCTCGCAACTCTCGCCCTTCCTGGAAAGCTTCCAGTCGCGCTTCGACAGGAAGAGAAAGGGACCGTACCGCCGCGCCATTTCAGAGGCCGCCAGCGCCGCCAAACAACTGACGCCCGAAGTGCGCGCGCTGCTCACCCAGTTCGAGACGTAGCAGTAGCTCAGGCCACGCCCCTCTCGCCATGCCCCTTGTTTGGTTCCTCCTTTACGTCGAGTGACGGTACGTCTTAGTGTCAGCATCGGGTCCCCTTTGGACCTCAAGTCAATGCGGTCGCTAGGATAACGATGGGCGACTTGTCTCCATGTGGTTTTTGATTCCTGGTTCTATAGGACCTCTGGTCCGTCTCGCTGGTCCGGTGGTTTGTCCTGTGATGGTTCCCGAGCACAGTGAGACTCAAAACTGATCAAAGCTGTGAAACGCTCTTTTTCAAAACTGAGGTCAGGGTCCGAGATAAGGTTTTATCTTTAGTGTGGTTGACTCAGTCCTGGATCAGGTCCACGAGGTCCCTGGACTTGTTTGAAGTCTAAGTCTGTCCAGTCCACGGGATTGGCTCATtaagaactttttttttcattcattcaatGTTGTGACGTCTCACCCCCGTCCCTGTTTGCCAGTCCCAGACCCTCAGTCCCTCGGATCCTGACGACGGTGGTGTCTTTTCCCCCCCTCGGTTTGTCTTCTTCTTGACTTTCCCCCCCTCGTCTGTTTGCAGATCAGAGATTGTGAACAAAAATGatttgtgtaaatgtttttttttttcccctgatgTTTAAAATCTGAATAAAAGATTTCTTTGAATTGTCTTCATTCGATCTTTTGTCTTCTCCTGTGCTGAACTTCCGGAATTTGCAAACATGGTGTACGccctgggcatacttgccaaccctcccggattttccgggagactcccgaaattcagcgcctctcccgaaaacctcccgggacaaattttctcccgaaaaactcccgaaattcaggcggacctgagtgacgtgttgacaacacacaacaacagtgtctaccgtaaagcagttcgtctgccgtaaacagcaatgttgtgacacttttaaacaggacaatactgccatctactgtacatgcatatgtgacccacccataatgtgtcacatttttgtgttgatttatttattttattttgtggt containing:
- the LOC133575672 gene encoding uncharacterized protein, with amino-acid sequence MLNLTCEKYRRAPSGIRLSTSSSGRILRCVASSPTTPSPMRLKLNSKKVLAKGPSVERSKARQVLKKLARNSQPAPLRISKDENQNQDGAKAMTRAAALQNHNQKVHFTRRLQHLKSALVSPTSQSALPPRMRVKPQRYRTDDAQAPSSSSPPKLTARSATSSPAPAVNPLQAPPLSRCPTPPPSNCVAMETPAETKEAPPPCSVAQTVDLPPPEDPPLLVPPCPSSSCPPNACVETRVGGEEEEDQRGELKRRRKSSTSSSSSSSSSSSSSVFSKSVSKCLLPDGRTVCVSDIVWAKIYGFPWWPARVLGITVARRANAVLAVQQEARVSWFGSPTTSFLPLSQLSPFLESFQSRFDRKRKGPYRRAISEAASAAKQLTPEVRALLTQFET